CCGGCGGCGCGCCCGCGACCCGGGTGGAGCACGACTCCATGGGCGAGGTCCGCGTACCGGCCCACGCCAAGTGGCGGGCGCAGACCCAGCGCGCCGTGGAGAACTTCCCCCTCTCCGGGCAGCGGCTGGAACGCGCGCACATCGCCGCGCTGGCCCGGATCAAGGGCGCGGCGGCCCGGGTCAACGCGGAGCTGGGCGTGATCGACCGGGAGACGGCGGACGCGATCGCCGCCGCGGCGGACGAGGTGGCCGAGGGCCGCTGGGACGAGCACTTCCCGGTGGATGTCTTCCAGACCGGGTCGGGCACCTCGTCCAACATGAACGCGAACGAGGTCCTGGCGACGCTGGCGAGCGAGCGGCTGGGCCGCCCCGTCCACCCGAACGACCAGGTCAACGCCTCGCAGTCCTCGAACGACGTCTTCCCGTCCTCCATCCACATCGCCGCGACCGCCGCCGTGACGGGCGATCTGATCCCGGCGCTGGAGCATCTGTCGGCCGCGCTGGAGCGCAAGTCCATCGAGTTCGCGGATGTCGTCAAAGCGGGGCGTACCCATCTCATGGATGCCACACCGGTCACTCTTGGACAGGAGTTCGGCGGCTACGCGGCCCAGGTGCGCCACGGCGTCGAACGGCTGGAGGCGGCCCTGCCCCGGCTCGCCGAACTGCCGCTCGGGGGCACGGCCGTCGGTACCGGGATCAACACCCCGCCCGGCTTCTCCGCCGCCGTGATCGCCGAGGTCGCCCGCGCCACCGGGCTGCCGCTGACCGAGGCCCGCGACCACTTCGAGGCGCAGGGCGCCCGGGACGCCCTGGTGGAGACCTCGGGCCAGCTCCGGGTGGTCGCCGTGTCGCTCACCAAGATCTGCAACGATCTGCGCTGGATGGCGAGCGGTCCGCGCACCGGGCTCGCCGAGATCCACCTCCCCGACCTCCAGCCGGGCTCGTCCATCATGCCGGGCAAGGTCAACCCGGTGGTCCCCGAGGCCGTGCTGATGGTGGCCGCGCAGGTCACCGGGAACGACACGACGGTCGCGGTCGCCGGTGCCGCCGGGAACTTCGAGCTGAACGTGATGCTCCCGGTGATGGCGAAGAACGTCCTCGAATCCGTGCGGCTGCTCGCGAACGCCGCCCGGCTGCTGGCCGACCGCACGGTGGACGGCATCCGCGCCGACGCCGAACGGGCCCGCGAGTACGCCGAGTCCTCGCCCTCGGTCGTCACCCCGCTGAACCGGTACATCGGGTACGAGGAGGCGGCGCGGATCGCCAAGCGGGCGCTGGCCGGGCGGGTGACGATCCGGGAGGCCGTCCTGGAGTCCGAGGCGGTCCGGCGGCGCATCGCCGACGGCGAACTGACCCGGGAGGAGCTGGAGGAGGCGCTGGACGTCCTCCGTATGACCCGCCCGTGAACGCCGCCCACCGCGCCCGTGAACGGTGCCCGTACACCGCGCCCCCGCCCCGCGCCCAGGGGCGGCGCGCATGAACGGCGCGCGGGCGCACGGGCGCACGGCATCGGTGCGCGGGCGGAGCCGTCCTCCTAAAATCTGCTCATGACAGGCACGGATCGCTTTCAGCGCTGGGCCCCCGGGGACCACATCCTCTGGCGCTATCGGGGGCACTCCCAGGACCCGTCGGGACGGGACCGGGTGGACATCTGCCGTCCGGTGACCGTCGTCCAGGACACCGCGGCGATACTCGCGGTCTGGATGGCACCGGGCACCGAGTGCGTCAAACCGGTGCTGGCCGACGGCACCCCGGTGCACCAGCAGCCGCTCGCCACCCGCTACACCGCCCCGCGCACCGTGATGCGCGACCGCTGGTTCGGCTCGGGGGTGCTCAAGCTGGCCCGGCCCGGCGAGCCCTGGTCGGTCTGGCTGTTCTGGGACTCCGGCTGGGCCTTCCGGAGCTGGTACGTCAACCTGGAGGAGCCACGCACCCGATGGGCTGGCGGAATCGACTCCGAGGATCATTTTCTGGACATCTCGGTCTACCCCGACCGCAGCTGGCTCTGGCGGGACGAGGACGAGTTCGCCGAGGCCCAGCGGGCGGGGCTGATGAGCCCGGAGAAGGCCCGCCGGGTCCGGGCGGCCGGTGCCGCCGCCGTCGAGGTCATCACGGCGTGGGGACCGCCGTTCGCGGACGGCTGGGAACACTGGCGGCCCGATCCCCGGTGGCGGGTTCCGGAGCTGCCGGCCGACTGGGGCAGTGTTCCGGCGCGGCTGGCCTCGTGACCTCCGGGACCGCGCGCGGCGCCTGCCGGGGAGGGTGCAAGATGTCCGACTCCTGTGCGGGAACCCGCTCCGGTGCCCAGGGCGCCATGAGACTCTTGATACGCCCCCTGGGGGCAAACGTAGGATCGTCGTCCGCAGGGCTGCGCCGCCCGGCAGGTGTGCGGTAACCATGGAGCGCAGCACCGGACCTGACAGCACGTCATCATGAGTCACATCGAGGGGGTGGAGCCGTGCCGGATGCCCGCCACCCCGCCGACGCCGCCCCAGGAGCGGGTATACCGCCTCACGAGGCGTTTGCATCGCACCACCGGCCCAGACGGACGGAAGCCCACGCGTGACGGAGCAGCCCACCTCCCACGAAGGCCGGCAGCCCTTGGCTGCCCGGCCGCAGGAACGCGCCCGGCCGCGCGCCGAGTCGGCCGGAGCCACGGCCGCCGTGCCCGGCCCCGCCGTCCCCACGCCCGGCGGGCCACCGCAGGACCTCCAGGACCTCGCGGTGGCGGCCCGGCGGGAAGGGGACCGGCTGCGTTTCGTCGGCGCCGCGACCCGCCGGATCGCCCGCGGTATAGATCTGGACGAGATCGTGCTGGGGCTGTGCCGGGCGACCGTGCCCACGTTCTCGGACGCGATCCTCGTCTATCTCCGCGATCCGCTGCCGGTGGGCGATGAACGCCCGGTGGCCCCGTTCGTCCTGCGGCTGCGGCGGACGGACCGGCTGCGTTTAGCTGAGGACGTGGTCGACTTCGGGGCGGCCGTGACACCGGTGACCGTCGCCGACCCGCACTACGACCTCACCCCGGCGTCCGACCTGTGCGAGGTGCGCTCCGGCGGGGCCCTGTCGGAGGTGCTGCGCGGGGTGCGTCCGGTCTTCGGCGACTCGGCCGCGGCCCGGGCCGCGCTGCCCGAGCTGCTGGGTGCCGACCGCAGTGTGCCCGCGGGCCATCGCGCGATCCTGGCCCCGCTGCGCGGACGGCGCCGGGTGATCGGCGCCGCCGTCTTCCTGCGCCGTCCGGACCGTCCCGCCTTCGAGCCGAACGATCTGCTGGTGGCGGCCCAGCTCGCCACGCACACCGCGCTCGGTATCGACAAGGCGGTGCTGTACGGCCGGGAGGCGTACATCGCGGACGAGCTCCAGCGCACGATGCTGCCGGACTCGCTGCCGCAGCCGACCGGGGTACGGCTGGCCTCGCGCTATCTGCCCGCGGCGGAGACGGCCCGGGTGGGCGGCGACTGGTACGACGCGATCCCGCTGCCCGGCAGCCGGGTCGCGCTGGTCGTGGGCGATGTCATGGGGCACTCGATGACCTCGGCCGCGATCATGGGCCAGCTCCGGACGACGGCGCAGACCCTGGCCGGTCTCGATCTGCCGCCGCAGGAGGTGCTGCACCACCTGGACGAGCAGGCGCAGCGGCTGGGCCAGGACCGGATGGCGACCTGTCTGTACGCGGTCTACGACCCGGTCTCGCACCGGATCACGATCGCGAACGCGGGCCATCCGCCGCCGGTGCTGCTCCATCTGGGTGGCCGGGCCGAGGTGCTGCGGGTCCCGCCCGGGGCGCCCATCGGCGTCGGCGGGGTGGACTTCGAGGCCGTGGAGCTGGACGCCCCGGCGGGCGGCACCCTGCTGCTGTACACGGACGGTCTGGTCGAGTCCCGGCTGCGGGACGTGTGGACCGGGATCGAGCAGTTGCGGGAGCGTCTGGAGACCACGGCCCAGCTCACCGGGCCCGATCACTCCCCGCCGCTGGAAGCGCTCTGCGACGATGTGCTCGACATGCTCGGCCCGGGCGACCGGGACGACGACATCGCCCTGCTCGCGGCCCGTTTCGACGGGATCGCGCCCAGCGATGTCGCCTACTGGTTCCTCGAACCGGAGGACGCGGCCCCGGGCCGGGCCCGGCGGCTGGCCCGCAGGGCGCTGGAGCGGTGGCATCTGGAGGAGCTGAGCGACGCGGTGGAGCTGCTGGTCAGCGAGGTGGTGACCAACGCGGTCCGATACGCGGAACGGCCGGTGATGCTGCGGCTGCTCCGCACGGACGTGCTGCGCTGCGAGGTCGGCGACGACTCCCCGCAGCTCCCCCGGCAGCGCAAGGCCCGGGAGACGGACGAGGGCGGACGCGGTCTCTTCCTGGTGAACCGGCTGGCCCGGCGGTGGGGCGCGACCCGGCTCTCCAGCGG
The nucleotide sequence above comes from Streptomyces clavuligerus. Encoded proteins:
- a CDS encoding class II fumarate hydratase codes for the protein MSETGDRPHHGTRGTDGTGTTGATGGTGTTGGTGSTGAAGGAPATRVEHDSMGEVRVPAHAKWRAQTQRAVENFPLSGQRLERAHIAALARIKGAAARVNAELGVIDRETADAIAAAADEVAEGRWDEHFPVDVFQTGSGTSSNMNANEVLATLASERLGRPVHPNDQVNASQSSNDVFPSSIHIAATAAVTGDLIPALEHLSAALERKSIEFADVVKAGRTHLMDATPVTLGQEFGGYAAQVRHGVERLEAALPRLAELPLGGTAVGTGINTPPGFSAAVIAEVARATGLPLTEARDHFEAQGARDALVETSGQLRVVAVSLTKICNDLRWMASGPRTGLAEIHLPDLQPGSSIMPGKVNPVVPEAVLMVAAQVTGNDTTVAVAGAAGNFELNVMLPVMAKNVLESVRLLANAARLLADRTVDGIRADAERAREYAESSPSVVTPLNRYIGYEEAARIAKRALAGRVTIREAVLESEAVRRRIADGELTREELEEALDVLRMTRP
- the fomD gene encoding cytidylyl-2-hydroxypropylphosphonate hydrolase — encoded protein: MTGTDRFQRWAPGDHILWRYRGHSQDPSGRDRVDICRPVTVVQDTAAILAVWMAPGTECVKPVLADGTPVHQQPLATRYTAPRTVMRDRWFGSGVLKLARPGEPWSVWLFWDSGWAFRSWYVNLEEPRTRWAGGIDSEDHFLDISVYPDRSWLWRDEDEFAEAQRAGLMSPEKARRVRAAGAAAVEVITAWGPPFADGWEHWRPDPRWRVPELPADWGSVPARLAS
- a CDS encoding SpoIIE family protein phosphatase, with the translated sequence MTEQPTSHEGRQPLAARPQERARPRAESAGATAAVPGPAVPTPGGPPQDLQDLAVAARREGDRLRFVGAATRRIARGIDLDEIVLGLCRATVPTFSDAILVYLRDPLPVGDERPVAPFVLRLRRTDRLRLAEDVVDFGAAVTPVTVADPHYDLTPASDLCEVRSGGALSEVLRGVRPVFGDSAAARAALPELLGADRSVPAGHRAILAPLRGRRRVIGAAVFLRRPDRPAFEPNDLLVAAQLATHTALGIDKAVLYGREAYIADELQRTMLPDSLPQPTGVRLASRYLPAAETARVGGDWYDAIPLPGSRVALVVGDVMGHSMTSAAIMGQLRTTAQTLAGLDLPPQEVLHHLDEQAQRLGQDRMATCLYAVYDPVSHRITIANAGHPPPVLLHLGGRAEVLRVPPGAPIGVGGVDFEAVELDAPAGGTLLLYTDGLVESRLRDVWTGIEQLRERLETTAQLTGPDHSPPLEALCDDVLDMLGPGDRDDDIALLAARFDGIAPSDVAYWFLEPEDAAPGRARRLARRALERWHLEELSDAVELLVSEVVTNAVRYAERPVMLRLLRTDVLRCEVGDDSPQLPRQRKARETDEGGRGLFLVNRLARRWGATRLSSGKVVWFELPTRP